Sequence from the Methanocorpusculum vombati genome:
TCCCCGAAGATGACCTCAAAGCCGCGGTCCGCCTCTCGGCAGCAGAGACCAAATACCGTGTCGGCAATCTCATTCACCGGGATATGGTCAGATCCGACACCGTCCCCTACAAAGGATACGCACTCGTCTTCAAAGGATACGATGCCCTCGCACTCTCCGCACTTGCGCAGAAAAAAACCATCTCGGCACTCGGTACCATGATCGGCGTCGGTAAGGAGTCAGAGATCTACGAGGCACTCGGATTTGGGGTGGTGGTCCTGAAACTCCATAAAATCGGCCAGAGATCCTTTCAGACCGTCCGCACCAACCGTGAGTACATGCCGGAGAAAACCCACTGCCCCTGGATATTTGCCTCCGCAAAATCCGCCGAACGGGAGTATGAGGCACTCAGGGCACTCAACGGAAAAGTAAACGTCCCGGTCCCCATTGACATAAACCGGCATGTAATCGTCATGTCCTTCATCCCCGGCGTAAACCTGCACCGGTGCAGACTTGAAAACCCGGATGACATCTGGCAGGAGATTCTTGTTCAGGTGAAATCCGCATACGACTGCGGTTTCATTCACGGTGATCTCTCCGAGTACAATATCATGTATGATGATGCGGCCGTCTGGATCATTGACTGGCCGCAGTGGATTCCCCCGAATCACCAGAACGCAGAGGCAGTTCTGCGTCACGACATTGAGACCGTTGCTGCGTTCTTTGCAAAAAAATACCAGCGGAAGTATGATACGGATGACGCACTCCGGTATGTTACCGGCAGGACGGTGGAATGAGCGGACGCATCTTTGGCATCGATATCATTCGCGGTTCGGTTCGGTCCGGAACTCTCCGGCCGCACTACGCGCTCGTTCGTGTGGAGGACGGGGCAGTCATCTCCGAGGAAAAAAACGTTACACGGTTCCGGCTTATGCGCTATATCCGTGCCGAGCAGCCGGAGATTCTCGCGGTTGACAGTATTCAGGAGATTGCACAGGGAACCGCAGACCTGTATGCATTCCTCGCCGAACTTCCCGCGGGCACAAAACTGGTACAGGTAACCGGTGACGGTGTAAAGATGGAGACGCTGCCCCGCGCCGCCGCCCGTTACAACCTCTCCTTTGATAAACAGAAT
This genomic interval carries:
- a CDS encoding RIO1 family regulatory kinase/ATPase, which translates into the protein MPLSADDIKNLHKYEVSILRALERMMHRYAWVPEDDLKAAVRLSAAETKYRVGNLIHRDMVRSDTVPYKGYALVFKGYDALALSALAQKKTISALGTMIGVGKESEIYEALGFGVVVLKLHKIGQRSFQTVRTNREYMPEKTHCPWIFASAKSAEREYEALRALNGKVNVPVPIDINRHVIVMSFIPGVNLHRCRLENPDDIWQEILVQVKSAYDCGFIHGDLSEYNIMYDDAAVWIIDWPQWIPPNHQNAEAVLRHDIETVAAFFAKKYQRKYDTDDALRYVTGRTVE